A genome region from Variovorax paradoxus includes the following:
- a CDS encoding transporter substrate-binding domain-containing protein, translated as MPKPRPLFSSLAAALAVAFAALLPHAAQAQESDTLAKIKASGAITFGYRESSFGFSYLDGNLKPVGYSIEICNRIVEAVKSELKMPAIEIKYQAVTSANRIPLVQNGTVDIECGSTTNLVDRQKQVAFSPDIFRYNVRMLVKADSGIRSIADLQGRTVATTSGTTSFRLLREADRGRNLDVTNLAGKDHSDSFLLVESGRAQAFVLDDILLAGQLANARNPKDFVITGESLRTENQSLMFRKDDPAFKALVDRVVSGMMKSGEMEKLYNKWFMAPIPPKGININYPLNAETKDAFANPSSKGI; from the coding sequence ATGCCCAAGCCACGTCCGTTGTTTTCGTCTCTTGCCGCCGCGCTCGCCGTGGCCTTCGCGGCGCTGCTGCCGCATGCCGCACAGGCGCAGGAGAGCGACACGCTCGCGAAGATCAAGGCCAGCGGCGCCATCACCTTCGGCTACCGCGAATCGTCGTTCGGCTTCTCGTACCTCGACGGCAACCTGAAGCCGGTGGGCTACAGCATCGAGATCTGCAACCGCATCGTCGAGGCCGTGAAGAGCGAGCTGAAGATGCCCGCCATCGAGATCAAGTACCAGGCCGTCACCTCGGCCAACCGCATTCCGCTGGTGCAGAACGGCACGGTCGACATCGAGTGCGGCTCCACCACCAACCTGGTCGACCGACAGAAGCAGGTGGCGTTCTCGCCGGACATCTTCCGCTACAACGTGCGCATGCTGGTCAAGGCCGATTCGGGCATCAGGAGCATCGCCGACCTGCAGGGCAGGACCGTGGCGACCACCAGCGGCACCACCTCGTTCCGTCTGTTGCGCGAGGCCGACCGCGGCCGCAACCTCGATGTGACCAACCTTGCGGGCAAGGACCACAGCGACTCGTTCCTGCTGGTGGAAAGCGGCCGCGCGCAGGCCTTCGTGCTCGACGACATCCTGCTGGCCGGGCAACTGGCGAACGCGCGCAACCCGAAGGATTTCGTCATCACCGGCGAGAGCCTGCGCACCGAGAACCAGTCGCTCATGTTCCGCAAGGACGACCCGGCCTTCAAGGCGCTGGTCGACCGCGTGGTGTCGGGCATGATGAAGTCGGGCGAGATGGAGAAGCTCTACAACAAGTGGTTCATGGCGCCCATTCCGCCCAAAGGCATCAACATCAACTACCCGCTCAACGCCGAGACGAAGGACGCCTTCGCGAATCCCTCGTCGAAGGGCATCTGA
- a CDS encoding undecaprenyl-diphosphate phosphatase has product MDIVLLVKAAIMGIVEGLTEFLPISSTGHLILAGSLLGGFGDNRGKVFEIAIQTGAIFAVILVYWQKIRSTVVALPRQPKAQRLALNIFIGFLPAVVLGLLFGKVIKAHLFIPTVVASTFIIGGFIILWAEKRPPGSVRVEHVDDMTPWDALKVGLVQCFAMIPGTSRSGSTIIGGMLLGLSRQAATDFSFFLAIPTLIGAGVYSVYKERAALSMADLPLFAVGLVFSFISAWMCVRWLLRYISSHSFVPFAWYRIAFGIVVLATAWSGVVVWAD; this is encoded by the coding sequence GTGGACATCGTTTTGCTGGTCAAGGCCGCCATCATGGGCATCGTGGAGGGGCTGACCGAATTTCTTCCGATCTCTTCGACCGGCCACCTGATTCTTGCGGGCTCGCTGCTCGGCGGCTTCGGCGACAACCGGGGCAAGGTCTTCGAGATCGCCATCCAGACCGGCGCGATCTTCGCCGTGATCCTGGTTTACTGGCAGAAGATCCGCTCGACCGTGGTGGCGCTGCCGCGCCAGCCCAAGGCGCAGCGCTTGGCGCTCAACATCTTCATCGGGTTCCTCCCGGCGGTGGTGCTGGGCCTGCTGTTCGGCAAGGTGATCAAGGCGCACCTGTTCATCCCGACCGTGGTGGCGAGCACCTTCATCATCGGCGGCTTCATCATCCTGTGGGCGGAGAAGCGCCCGCCCGGCTCGGTGCGCGTCGAGCACGTGGACGACATGACGCCCTGGGACGCGCTCAAGGTGGGCCTGGTGCAGTGCTTCGCCATGATCCCGGGCACCAGCCGCAGCGGCTCGACCATCATCGGCGGCATGCTGCTGGGCCTGTCGCGCCAGGCGGCGACCGACTTCTCGTTCTTCCTGGCCATTCCCACGCTGATCGGTGCGGGCGTGTACAGCGTCTACAAGGAGCGCGCGGCGCTGTCGATGGCCGACCTGCCGCTGTTCGCGGTGGGCCTGGTGTTCTCGTTCATCAGTGCCTGGATGTGCGTGCGCTGGCTGCTACGCTACATCAGCAGCCACAGCTTCGTGCCCTTCGCCTGGTACCGCATCGCCTTCGGCATCGTGGTGCTGGCCACCGCGTGGAGCGGCGTGGTGGTCTGGGCCGACTGA
- a CDS encoding aspartate/glutamate racemase family protein gives MTRIALIHALSHSVAPINDAFSRDWPEAQRMNLLDDSLSADLARSGKGLDDAMHERFQRLAQYAVDTGAQGILFTCSAFGPCIEAVARWHAGIPVLKPNEAMIDEAAQGQGRLGLVATFAPTLASMPPEFPAGTELETALADGALDALNAGDTQRHDALIAAQAALLRERGCTRIALAQFSMARARTACEAASGLPVLTTVDSAVRALRRRARPG, from the coding sequence ATGACCCGCATTGCACTGATCCACGCGCTCTCGCACTCCGTCGCGCCCATCAACGACGCGTTTTCGCGCGACTGGCCCGAGGCGCAACGCATGAACCTGCTCGACGACAGCCTGTCGGCGGACCTCGCGCGCAGCGGCAAGGGGCTCGACGACGCGATGCACGAGCGCTTCCAGCGGTTGGCGCAGTACGCCGTCGACACCGGCGCGCAGGGCATCCTCTTCACCTGCTCGGCCTTCGGGCCGTGCATCGAGGCGGTGGCGCGGTGGCACGCGGGCATTCCGGTGCTCAAGCCCAACGAGGCCATGATCGACGAGGCGGCCCAGGGGCAGGGGCGGCTCGGGCTCGTCGCCACGTTCGCGCCCACGTTGGCGTCGATGCCGCCGGAGTTTCCGGCGGGCACCGAGCTGGAGACTGCACTGGCCGACGGCGCGCTCGATGCGCTCAACGCCGGCGACACGCAGCGGCACGACGCGCTCATCGCCGCGCAGGCCGCGTTGTTGCGCGAGCGCGGCTGCACGCGCATTGCGCTGGCGCAGTTCAGCATGGCACGCGCGCGTACCGCGTGCGAGGCCGCCAGCGGCCTGCCGGTGCTGACCACGGTCGACAGCGCCGTGCGCGCGCTGCGGCGCCGGGCACGCCCGGGTTGA
- a CDS encoding aspartate aminotransferase family protein yields MTHVFHRHLRQTPPVAAGSHGMYIRDAEGREYLDASGGAAVSSLGHAHSEVMAAMHAQIDKLAYAHTSFFTSEVAEQLADELVGAAPEGMSHVYLVSGGSEAVESALKMARQYFVEVGQPQRTHFIARRQSYHGNTLGALAVGGNAWRREPFAPILVPATHVSPCYPYREQHDGESDEQYGLRLAAELEAAILAQGADRVIAFVAETVGGATAGVLTPVPGYFKAVRAVCDKYGVLLILDEVMCGMGRTGSLHACEQEGVVPDLMTVAKGLGGGYQPVGAVLAQRRIVEAMSGGSGFFQHGHTYLGHPMACAAALAVQQVIRRDGLVAKVREDGVAFGAMLREVLGAHPHVGDIRGRGFFWGLELVADRASKAPFDPALKVNAVLKKDAMSRGLLCYPFGGTVDGRQGDHVLLAPPFIATRDDLRLIATRLAESIDAVTRAAAR; encoded by the coding sequence ATGACGCACGTCTTCCATCGCCACCTTCGCCAGACCCCGCCCGTTGCCGCCGGCTCGCACGGCATGTACATCCGCGACGCCGAGGGCCGCGAATACCTCGACGCGTCGGGCGGTGCGGCGGTGTCGTCGCTCGGCCATGCCCATTCCGAGGTCATGGCCGCCATGCACGCGCAGATCGACAAGCTGGCCTATGCGCACACCAGCTTCTTCACCAGCGAAGTGGCCGAACAACTGGCCGACGAGCTGGTCGGCGCGGCGCCCGAGGGCATGAGCCACGTCTACCTCGTCAGCGGCGGTTCCGAGGCGGTCGAGTCGGCGCTGAAGATGGCGCGCCAGTACTTCGTGGAAGTCGGCCAGCCCCAGCGCACGCACTTCATCGCGCGCCGCCAGAGCTATCACGGCAACACGCTGGGCGCTCTGGCGGTGGGCGGCAACGCGTGGCGGCGCGAGCCCTTCGCGCCGATCCTGGTGCCCGCCACGCACGTGTCGCCGTGCTACCCGTACCGCGAACAACATGACGGCGAAAGCGACGAGCAGTACGGCCTGCGCCTGGCCGCCGAGCTCGAGGCGGCCATCCTCGCGCAGGGCGCGGACCGCGTGATCGCCTTCGTGGCCGAGACCGTCGGCGGTGCCACCGCCGGCGTGCTGACGCCCGTGCCCGGCTACTTCAAGGCGGTGCGTGCGGTGTGCGACAAATACGGCGTGCTCCTGATCCTCGACGAGGTCATGTGCGGCATGGGGCGCACCGGCTCGCTGCACGCCTGCGAGCAGGAGGGCGTGGTGCCCGACCTGATGACTGTCGCGAAGGGCCTGGGTGGCGGCTACCAGCCGGTGGGCGCGGTGCTGGCGCAGCGCCGTATCGTCGAGGCGATGTCGGGCGGCAGCGGCTTCTTCCAGCACGGCCACACCTACCTCGGCCACCCGATGGCCTGTGCGGCGGCGCTGGCGGTGCAGCAGGTGATCCGGCGCGACGGACTGGTCGCCAAGGTGCGCGAGGACGGCGTCGCCTTCGGCGCGATGCTGCGCGAGGTGCTGGGCGCGCATCCGCATGTAGGCGACATCCGGGGCCGCGGCTTCTTCTGGGGCCTCGAGCTGGTGGCCGACCGCGCCAGCAAGGCACCGTTCGATCCGGCGCTCAAGGTCAATGCCGTCCTCAAGAAGGACGCCATGTCGCGCGGCCTGCTGTGCTATCCCTTCGGCGGCACCGTCGACGGCCGCCAGGGCGACCACGTGCTGCTGGCGCCGCCTTTCATCGCGACGCGCGACGACCTGCGCCTGATCGCCACGCGCCTTGCCGAATCGATCGATGCCGTGACGCGTGCCGCGGCGCGCTGA